Within Runella rosea, the genomic segment TCCTTTTTTTAATTCTTATTTGGAATAAACGACCAACTAGTTACGTGTTAAATAAGTCCTAATACCGTTTCCGCAATTTCTTTCGCGGCGTTGGGCTTGCCCAGTTTTTTGATGTTTTGACTCAAAGTCTGTTGTTTTTCAACGTCTTGCAATAATCTCAGTGCCGTCTGGACAAGTTCTTCGGGGGCATCTTTATCTTTAATTAAAAGGGCAGCATTTTGCTCTACCAAACTCATCGCATTTTTGGTCTGGTGATCTTCGGAAGCGTACGGGAAAGGAACCAAAATAGCAGGCTTTGCCACCAAGCACAGCTCTGATACGGACAAAGCGCCTGCTCTTGAAACCACAACATCGGCCAACGCGTAGGCTAAATCCATTTCATAAATAAAATCAAAGGACTTAGCATAAGGTGTTTTGAGTGAATTTATTGCATTTGCGGCCTTTTCAGCATAGGGTTTGCCTGTTTGCCAAAGAATCTGGTATCCTGAATTAATCAGTAATTTCAATCCCGCTTCAATACTTTCATTGATTGTCTTGGCGCCTAGACTTCCCCCAATCACAAGGAGCGTTTTGTGGTTGGGTTGCAACCCAAAATGGGCGTAAGCTTGTGTGCGCTTGTGGGTTACCTCCAAAATGTCGCTTCTAACGGGGTTTCCCGTCATTTTGAGCTTATTTTTTGGAAAAAACGAATCCATGTTTGGATAAGCTACACAAATGGCTTTAGCGCGTTTTGCGAGCATTTTGTTGGTAATGCCGGCATACGAGTTCTGTTCTTGAATTAAGGTTGGGATTCCCAACAATGACGCCACCATCAACAGTGGTCCACTGGCAAATCCTCCTACACCAATGGCTACATCTGGTTTAAAACTTTTAATAATACTACGCGCTTTTAACAAACTGCGCGTGAGTTTGAGTGGAAATGATAAATTATCAACTGAAAGCTCTCGTTTGATTCCTGCAATCGGCAAACCAATGATTTCGTAGCCTGCTTTGGGGACTTTTTCCATTTCCATTTTCCCCAAAGCCCCCACAAACAAAATTTGAATGGTAGGATCAATGGCTTTGAGTGCATTGGCAATAGCAATGGCTGGGTAGATGTGTCCACCAGTGCCGCCGCCGCTAATGATTACTTTCTTTATCATACGTTTTTATGACCAGAAGGATGAAAATTTGATAAATTTGGGGACATCCCGTTATCACTTCTCAAGCCTTATAAATTTGTTTCTTCAATATCACCTCTGCTAACACTGAGTACAATTCCGAGTGAGATACAGGTAAATAAAACGGAGGTTCCTCCCATGCTTAATAAAGGCAAAGGTTGGCCAGTGACGGGAAAAATCCCTACGGCTACGGCCATGTTTGTAAATGCTTGTAAGCCAATGCTTAACATAAGTCCTGCGGAGAGTAGTCCGCCAAATGCTCGATTGGTTTCATTGATGTTTTGGACTCCTCGCACCAACAAAATAGCATATAAAATCATGATAATAATTCCTCCGATAATGCCGTATTCTTCAATAATTATGGCATATATAAAATCCGAATAGGCTTGGGTAAGGTAATTTCGTTGGTGACTTTTGCCGAGTCCTTGTCCAAGCGTTCCGCCGTTGGCGATGGCAATAAAACCTTGCTTAGCCTGATACTCATCTCGTTTAAGAAATCGCTCAATACGTCCTTGGGCGGTGTCAAGGCGTTGGCCAACCACAAGGCCCGTCGCCCCTGCAATGCCAATAGAAACGACCATTACTGCTAAATATTTGCCTGGCACACGGCCAATGTATAGCATTAAAAAGCACGAGAATCCCAACAAAACGGCGGTAGAGGTACTGGTAAGGGCAATGAAAAAACAGATAATTCCGACCCATAAAATCATTTTCCCAAAAATCTGCCAGTCATATTGTACCCGCTGACGTTTGGCAAGCATTGCTGCCAGATTGGCAATCAGCGCCAAACGAGCAAAGTCGGCGGGTTGGAAGGTTAAGCCAGTGCCCGGAATCGCTAACCAACGAGTGGCTCCGTTGATTGTAACCCCCGCAACTTTTACCAGAATCAACAAAGGAATAGAGATCAGGAGAGCGGCCCGCGATAAACGCGAGAAATAGGTGTAGTTGATACGATGAACGGCCCACATAACCAATAAGCCGATTCCCGTAAAAAAAGCGTGTTTAAACAGAAAAGATTCTGGGTAACCACCGCCCCGCTGATAGGCCAGCGTTCCTGTTGCGCTATATACAATAAGCATACTTGTAAAAGACAGCAGAGCCACAATAATCCAAATGACAATATCACCTTTCAGATTTTGACGGAGCCATTCTTTAGCGTTTTGCCAACCGCCAAATAGGGAGCGGCCAGTTGGTTCAGGTTGGGGCGCATTCATCTCGTTATTCATCGTTTTTTTGGGAATTAAGTGCAAAATCCAGAACAGCCGCTTTGAATAAATCGCCACGGTCTTCGTAATTTTTGAACAAATCGAAACTGGCGCAAGCGGGCGACAACAAAGCAATGTCGTCAGGATGACCTAACGAAACAGCATGAGCTACAGCTTTACTTACGTCCTGTGTCTCGATGATTACAGGAACGATAGGGGTAAAAAACGAGAGAAGTTTGCTATTATCTTTGCCCAGACAGATAAGGGCTTTTACTTTCTGGCGAACTAAGTCTTCGATTTGGGTATAATCGTTGCCTTTATCCACTCCGCCAGCAATCCAAATAATTGGGGTATTAAAACTGTTAAGTGCGTAATAAACCGAGTCTACATTGGTGGCTTTTGAATCATTGATGAACTTGATGCCATTGATTTCTGCCACGGGCTCAAGCCGATGAGCCGCGTTTTGAAATGTCAATAAACCTTGCCGAATTTGCTCATCACTTACCCCAGCCGCCATAGCCGCCAACGTTGCCGCCATGGCATTGATGGCATTATGTGGACCCTTGATCGGTAATTTATCCGCACTTATCTCAAAAGTACGGGGATGGCGCGTCAGTTGCAATTTTCCTTCATGAAAAAAACCGCCATTGCTATCCTTTTTTACGAAAGAAATAGGTAAGTGATTCACCATGAACGGTTTTTTATCTAATTCGGAAGCGATGGCTTCATTATCTACAAAATAGATAAAATCGTCGCCGGGTTGCATATTTTGAAGTAATCGAAACTTAGAATCGACGTATTTCTGAAAAGTATACTCGTACCGATCCAAGTGGTCAGGGGTAATGTTTAATAATATACCAATGTCAGCTTTGAATTGGTACATATTATCCAATTGAAAGCTGCTTAACTCTAGTACAAACCAATCAAATCTATCTTCAATTACCTGTTTAGCAAAGCTTTCGCCGATATTGCCCGCCAAACCTACATTAAAGCCTGCAGATTTGAGTAAATGATACGTGAGTAAGGTTGTGGTTGTTTTTCCATTACTGCCCGTTATCGCGATTTTTCTTGCTTTTGTGTACCGCGCAGCGAATTCTATTTCTGAAATAACGGGTGTTCCCTGAGCATATAGCTTTTTGACCAACGGAGCCGTATCGGGAATTCCCGGGCTTTTAATGACCTCATCGGCAGCCAAGATTCGTTCCTCGGTGTGTTTCCCTTCTTCAAAGTCAATGCCATGAACATTCAGGACATTACGAAATTCATCAGATAAAGTGCCTTTATCTGATAAAAATACATTAAATCCTTTGGCTTGGGCGAGCAATGCTGCACCTACACCACTTTCACCTCCGCCTAAAACAACGGTTTTAAAGGTATTTCGGGAAATCATTAATAAATAATAGAGTAAAGAAAGAAAACGAAACTTTAAGCCAAATTAAGGCTTTTTTGCAAGAAATAGCAAGGGTAAAGAAATGACAAAAATCCTTAAATGACCCAAATTATGTCGTATAAAGTACTTGTAATTAACTTTCTACATACTCTTATTGAGGCATTTTTAAAATTGTAAAAATACTTTGTCGGTACTAAAAAAAGAAGAGATAATTTTATGTGTTGATAAATTTTTGAATGAACAAAGATAGTGCACAAAATATACTTAAAAGGTAAATATTGAGAGTGTTTGCCCTATTGGGTATTGATAGCCACGGCTACATCGGTATCATCTCAGCTAGTTAGGAGGCATTTCTGACCAAATGCTGCGCATAAACAACATGCTTTTGCCCATACCTTAGTAGTAGGTAGGTATGGGCACTATTTTAAAATGCAGATTATTTTTTCTTTGCTTCGTCTGGTTTAGGGGCTGTTTCACCAGCTTTAATAAACTCCGCGATTTGTTGTTCGTTGATGCCAATCGTCACTTCTAAATTAGGTTTTGCCTGCTTTAAGGCGGCTACCCCGCCCTCTGTTACTTTTGATTGCCAAACGTGAAGGCTCAACAAACTTTTTGCGGAAACAAGCTCTTTTATCCCTGCATCAGTCACTTGGGTATTGACCAAATTGAGGTATTCCAAATACGGTAGAGCTTTGATTTGACGAATGGTAGCATCCGTAACCTCCGTATTTTCTAAATGTAATTTTTGAAGATTTTTTAACTTAGCAATTATTGTGGCGGCCTGGTCCGAAATCTTTGTATCACCCAATTTTAACCAAATGATTTGTTCTTTAAGTGGTTCTAGAAGGGCCACTTGAGCGTCGGTTAAAGTATTGATATTCACCGCATTTATTTCTAATAAGTTGCTTTCGTTAGCAATTGGCATGACCAATAGGCCCGCTTTTTTCAGTGCTTCTACGGCTTTTGCATCGGGTGCGGGTACTTTTAAGCTTAATACAGGAGATTCTTTGGAGGCTGTGGTAGGCTGAGAACTGCTAACCGACGTTGATGAGCCGCTCAACGCAGCCAATGCCGGCTTGATGGCATCGGTAGCTTTAAGTTCAGCCACTTTTTTGTCAAATGGAGCACCTTGGTCAATCCACCACGAAAGTATCGCAACCTGATTGTCCGTAAGTTGCGTTTTGCCTTTTGGAGGCATATGGTTTTCATCTTCAAGGGGCAACAAACAACGCTTGATCAATTCGCTTTCGCTGCCTTGACCTGCCACGAAAATCGGTCCATTTTCACCGCCTTTTTTCAGCAATTCAATCTGGTCCATGCGCAAATCCCCTTTTGATTTATTGGCATTGTGGCATTGAACACAACGGGCTTTCAGGATAGGATTTACGACTTCCTGGAAAACCATGGCATTGTTGACATCAGCAATGGGTTTGATTTCATCCGAGCCTTTTTCGGCTTTGGGCTCCATGCCCAACCAGCCGCGAAAAGGCTCAGGCGTTTCTTGGGTCAAATATCCTTCTCCGTGGGTCAAAGAGCCACCATGATGACCTGCAACCATGGTTAATATAGCCCCAACGGTCAACGCTGGTAAATAAAGTAAGCTACCGAAAGGAATTTTATTGACCAATAACTCCGATTTGGTCATCCAGGCTACCCAAGCGGCTACAGCCACCCATATTCCCTGCCATTTGTGTTCATCCAATAACTCCACTTCATAACCACCTCCTAATGACAACAGGTATCCAGCTACGCAGGAAACCGTGGCGCCGATAGCTGACCAGAAAAGTACAAAGGTGATGGTTGATTCTTTGACTTCAATTTTGTTGATCAATCGGCCGATTTCGAGCAACCCCGCCAAAATCAAAAAACCGATGGGTAAGTGAACCAATACAGGGTGAAAACGACCAATAAACGCGGCCCAATCAGAGGCTTGTAACAGAATCATAGTTTGATTTCAGCAATCGAATGAATAGCTAATTTACTTATTATAAAGACTGCTCTACCATTTTTATACGCAAATGGCAGGGGTTTATTTTCGGGTTGAAGCATCACCTGACGAGGGCGACGGGGTGTTTTTATCGATACTTGAAGGTTATAGAGCGGCGGAATTTCGTCGTTTGCGTGGATGGATTTGTTTGCGTGGTTGCCCGCCATATTGATAAGGTTTACGTAAGTTGTGCCATTTTTTTGATTCAAAGCCACGTTTACCAGCTTTGAGCCATTGACCTCCACGTTGGGTTGAAAAAGTTCTTTTACCAGTTTTCCTAAGAAATCTCGGCCCACGTAGGTTTCGCGCTTGTAATGCTGTTCGCCAAAGTTGAAATAAACGCCCGCAATTTTTCCTTTCCCCAGCGAAGCAATGGTAGCCAAGGGCCCTTGGGCAAAACGAGTATCTTCTTGACTGTACCATTGGCCGAATGGCTGTGTACCAGACAATAATTGAAACGGTCGATAGGTTGCTTTGGTGCCAGTGATTAAGTTGTCAAAGCCCCAAAAAGGAATAGCCTGCGTGGTTGAATTTAATATCACGCCCAGTTCTTTTTCAAAAATTTTCACGGTTTCGCTACCGACTACAACTAAATTTCCGCCTTGTCGGGCGTATTCTACCAATTCATTTTTTAGCTGTTCGTTTATCTTTTTCCATTCTGGAATGACAATCACTGGATATTCCTTTGTGTGTCCAAGAAGATGGTGCTCTTGTAATATTTCTGTCGGTAATTGGCTGTATAATAAAGCATTGAGTGTACCAATCATGGAGTTTTGCCTGCCATCTCCCGTATTGTAAACGGTCGTGATTTCGCTTTTATACCCCGTATTTGAATACAGCAGACCCACCTGAGGAATGGGTTTGGTATTTTGGCAAAAAGGTTGACGTTCGCGGCAAAATTTAGCCAAATCGGCCATTGTTCCGTAGGCGTAGGTTTTGAGGCTGCCATCTCTGTGTTGGGTCCAATAGGCTTGATAACCACCGCCCATCGAAATCACCTGCGCCGCCTCTTGAGAAAGTTGGGTGGCACTTTTGGCCGAAAACACCTGGTCGTCCCAGCCATATCCAAAACTCCACGACATCAAATCCCAGGGTTTTCCCTGCGGTGCCAAACACCGTGCCTGAAACGCCGACTGATTGGCTCCGTTGAGCGGCTCGGTGTCGCCCGAAAGGAAATCGACGTTGATATCCACGGGTTCGGGCATCATAGCCGAGAACGACCAATTGCTGGCTACCTGAAAACGAGGATTGTATAAATGCAAGGCATCTGTGTATTTGCGCACGTATCGACGAAAGACCGTTCGGTGAAATTCCAGCCATTGAGAATAATTCGGATCTGTTTTCTTTTTAGGAATCTCCTGAATTCCCGTGCTCTTCCGAAACTCCTCCACTGCGGCTGCGCAATAATCGGGCTCGGTGGCCCAGCAATCGCCATCTATCCAAACGCCATCCACGCCGTAGTCGCTCATTTCTTTTAGTTGTGGAATGAGCAAGCTGTCAGAATACGCACTCCAAAGCGATGTTTTCTTATCGTCGCGTTTGCCTTCGGCATTGATTCTTGCCCAATGGGGGTGATGCTTCACCGCTTCATTGTCCCACACACCCGAATAATGCAAATAAAGCGCGACGCCGTGGCGCTTTGTCACGTCCCGAAACAAACGAAGTATGTCTTTTTCGAAGCGCTTGGGCGTATGGCCCACCTTTGTAGGATAACTCGTTACGCCAGAATGTCCTTTACAATCTACTTGAATAAAATCGGGTTTTACCTTTTGTAGCAGCGAATCTATCATTCTGTCGGTAAGGGTTTTACCGATAAGTGTATCTTCCAACACTGCATGAAAATCAAAATGCAGCCCAAAAAAACTTTCGGAACGCCGTAACGGCGTTTGGGCAAAAAGAAAAACAGGAAAGTGAAGAACAAGCAGAATACGCAGGAGTTTCATAGTGGTGAAGGGCTTAACGGTTATTTATAAAGCAAATTCAGTGTGTTTTATTACGTACTAATTTTTTCATTCTGAACGTTTTGATATGATAAATACCAGTAAAACACTCATGAAGGCCATTATACTATTCATTGCGTCTTTTTCATATACGGTACTCGCTGCCCAAAATCTCGTAGGAAAGTGTTCCTCCATCAAATCAGGTACGCTTTATTTGGTCAATCAATCCAACGAAACCACCGATTCCGTTGCCATCAAAAACGGACGATTTTCCTTTACCCATAAACTTAGAGAGCCGAGCCTATTCAAGTTGCGCTCGCCAGCATTGAAGGATGACTTATATTTAGTGTTGGATAACAAGCAGTTGGCCATCGAAATTGATTCAGCTGGAAAGGTGAAATACCGCTCTAATAACGTACTGAATGTAGATTTTCAAAAAATCTATAAAGACCTTTTAGCTTTTCAGCAGGAAATCATAAAGCGTTCACCGGCGGTTGATTCGTTGGATAATGATTCTCTCCTAGCGGTGAGGAGGAGAATTTATGATGGATACATTCAGAAAATTACCGATTTTGTGATCCAGAAGTCATCTGAGTTATCGTCAGCACTGGTTCTTTTTGAGATTATTCAGCTCAGCAAATTACTTCCGCCAGATGAACTGAAAAAGCGGTTTGAATTGCTTTCAGGTAAGGTAAAAGATTCACAATACGGGCAAAAAATTGGCGCTTACCTAAAAAAGGAATTGAGCTTACGCGCAGGCAACCTCGCTCCTGATTTTGAATTTGTTGACTTAGAAAACAAAGAGCATATCTTGTCGGAATATAAGGGTAAGTATGTTCTTCTGCATTTTTGGGCATCGTGGTGCGGGCCGTGTCGTGGAGAAAATAAAAAATTACCTGCCTTATTGCCATCTCTTGCTTCATTACCCCTTACCATTATCCATATTTCCTGGGACTCAGACAAAGAGGCGTGGCTAAAGGCTATTAAAGCTGATAATTTGGAGGGATGTAAACATGTTTTAAATGTAAAAGGCCCCAAAAGCGATGTGTTTCGCAATTATCAAATTTCAGGAATCCCCGACACTGTATTGATTGGGCCAGATGGACACATTGTACAAAATGATATTAAGTGGGAGGAATTAGAAAAACACGTAAAGTGACCCAAGGATTTCGCATAATTTATGTTTTCGTATTATCTTGCACGCCCAAACAAAAGCCTCAACAAACCATGACTTTCCCCGAAGAGCTTAAATACACCAAAGATCACGAATGGATTCGTTTTGAAGACGATGATACCGCAGTAGTTGGAGTGACGGATTTTGCCCAACAAGAACTGGGTGACATTGTTTATGTAGACATCACTACGGTGGGCCAGACCGTTGAAGAAGGTGAGATTTTTGGCAGCGTAGAAGCGGTTAAAACCGTTTCTGACCTTTTTATTCCCGTATCAGGTGAAGTCCTTGAATTTAACGATGAATTAGAAGCCGCGCCTGAGTTGGTCAACGAAGACCCTTATGGTAAAGGCTGGATGGTTCGTATCAAAATTACGGGTTCAACAGATAGTTTACTTTCGGTAGAAGAATACAAAGAATTGATTGGCGAATAAATAGAAGCTCCGAAAGGGGCTTTTTTTTTAGCCTTTCACCCGCAATGTGAATAAGTGAAAGTTTTTAAATATATGCTACTGATTCGTTCTGTTAAGATTATTGATAGTCGCTCGCCTTACAACGGGCAAACGAAAGATATTTTGGTCGAAAATGGAAAAATTGCCCAAATTGGCGACCAACTTGACGCCCCAGATGCTAAAATTCTGACGGGCGACAATTGGCATATTTCTTCTGGTTGGGTAGATATGCGGGTATCTTCTCACGACCCAGGCCATGAGCATAAAGAGGATTTGACCACTGCCTGTGAAGCCGCCGCTGCGGGCGGTTTTACCGAAATCGCCGTGTTGCCCAACAGCCAACCAGCGTTGGATTCAAAAAATACGTTGGTTTATGTAAAGCAAAAAGCCGCCGACCAACTCGTGGCGGTACACCCGATTGGTGCGGTGACCAAAGGATGCGAAGGCAAGGATTTTACCGAGATGATTGACTTAACGCACGCTGGTGCCGTGGCTTTTTCGGACGGTGTTCATGCCATTCAAAATACCCACATTTTCCTCAAATCGCTTCAGTATTTGCAGCAAGTCAACCGGGTACTGATGAATCGCCCCGAAGATTTTGACCTGACGGTGTTTGGACAAATGCACGAAGGGGAAGTCAGTACGTTGCTGGGAATGCGCGGTATACCGTCGATTGCCGAAGAATTGATGATTATGCGAGATTTGAAATTGTTGGAATAC encodes:
- the murG gene encoding undecaprenyldiphospho-muramoylpentapeptide beta-N-acetylglucosaminyltransferase, translated to MIKKVIISGGGTGGHIYPAIAIANALKAIDPTIQILFVGALGKMEMEKVPKAGYEIIGLPIAGIKRELSVDNLSFPLKLTRSLLKARSIIKSFKPDVAIGVGGFASGPLLMVASLLGIPTLIQEQNSYAGITNKMLAKRAKAICVAYPNMDSFFPKNKLKMTGNPVRSDILEVTHKRTQAYAHFGLQPNHKTLLVIGGSLGAKTINESIEAGLKLLINSGYQILWQTGKPYAEKAANAINSLKTPYAKSFDFIYEMDLAYALADVVVSRAGALSVSELCLVAKPAILVPFPYASEDHQTKNAMSLVEQNAALLIKDKDAPEELVQTALRLLQDVEKQQTLSQNIKKLGKPNAAKEIAETVLGLI
- a CDS encoding FtsW/RodA/SpoVE family cell cycle protein, coding for MNNEMNAPQPEPTGRSLFGGWQNAKEWLRQNLKGDIVIWIIVALLSFTSMLIVYSATGTLAYQRGGGYPESFLFKHAFFTGIGLLVMWAVHRINYTYFSRLSRAALLISIPLLILVKVAGVTINGATRWLAIPGTGLTFQPADFARLALIANLAAMLAKRQRVQYDWQIFGKMILWVGIICFFIALTSTSTAVLLGFSCFLMLYIGRVPGKYLAVMVVSIGIAGATGLVVGQRLDTAQGRIERFLKRDEYQAKQGFIAIANGGTLGQGLGKSHQRNYLTQAYSDFIYAIIIEEYGIIGGIIIMILYAILLVRGVQNINETNRAFGGLLSAGLMLSIGLQAFTNMAVAVGIFPVTGQPLPLLSMGGTSVLFTCISLGIVLSVSRGDIEETNL
- the murD gene encoding UDP-N-acetylmuramoyl-L-alanine--D-glutamate ligase, which translates into the protein MISRNTFKTVVLGGGESGVGAALLAQAKGFNVFLSDKGTLSDEFRNVLNVHGIDFEEGKHTEERILAADEVIKSPGIPDTAPLVKKLYAQGTPVISEIEFAARYTKARKIAITGSNGKTTTTLLTYHLLKSAGFNVGLAGNIGESFAKQVIEDRFDWFVLELSSFQLDNMYQFKADIGILLNITPDHLDRYEYTFQKYVDSKFRLLQNMQPGDDFIYFVDNEAIASELDKKPFMVNHLPISFVKKDSNGGFFHEGKLQLTRHPRTFEISADKLPIKGPHNAINAMAATLAAMAAGVSDEQIRQGLLTFQNAAHRLEPVAEINGIKFINDSKATNVDSVYYALNSFNTPIIWIAGGVDKGNDYTQIEDLVRQKVKALICLGKDNSKLLSFFTPIVPVIIETQDVSKAVAHAVSLGHPDDIALLSPACASFDLFKNYEDRGDLFKAAVLDFALNSQKNDE
- a CDS encoding c-type cytochrome domain-containing protein, whose translation is MILLQASDWAAFIGRFHPVLVHLPIGFLILAGLLEIGRLINKIEVKESTITFVLFWSAIGATVSCVAGYLLSLGGGYEVELLDEHKWQGIWVAVAAWVAWMTKSELLVNKIPFGSLLYLPALTVGAILTMVAGHHGGSLTHGEGYLTQETPEPFRGWLGMEPKAEKGSDEIKPIADVNNAMVFQEVVNPILKARCVQCHNANKSKGDLRMDQIELLKKGGENGPIFVAGQGSESELIKRCLLPLEDENHMPPKGKTQLTDNQVAILSWWIDQGAPFDKKVAELKATDAIKPALAALSGSSTSVSSSQPTTASKESPVLSLKVPAPDAKAVEALKKAGLLVMPIANESNLLEINAVNINTLTDAQVALLEPLKEQIIWLKLGDTKISDQAATIIAKLKNLQKLHLENTEVTDATIRQIKALPYLEYLNLVNTQVTDAGIKELVSAKSLLSLHVWQSKVTEGGVAALKQAKPNLEVTIGINEQQIAEFIKAGETAPKPDEAKKK
- a CDS encoding alpha-L-fucosidase codes for the protein MKLLRILLVLHFPVFLFAQTPLRRSESFFGLHFDFHAVLEDTLIGKTLTDRMIDSLLQKVKPDFIQVDCKGHSGVTSYPTKVGHTPKRFEKDILRLFRDVTKRHGVALYLHYSGVWDNEAVKHHPHWARINAEGKRDDKKTSLWSAYSDSLLIPQLKEMSDYGVDGVWIDGDCWATEPDYCAAAVEEFRKSTGIQEIPKKKTDPNYSQWLEFHRTVFRRYVRKYTDALHLYNPRFQVASNWSFSAMMPEPVDINVDFLSGDTEPLNGANQSAFQARCLAPQGKPWDLMSWSFGYGWDDQVFSAKSATQLSQEAAQVISMGGGYQAYWTQHRDGSLKTYAYGTMADLAKFCRERQPFCQNTKPIPQVGLLYSNTGYKSEITTVYNTGDGRQNSMIGTLNALLYSQLPTEILQEHHLLGHTKEYPVIVIPEWKKINEQLKNELVEYARQGGNLVVVGSETVKIFEKELGVILNSTTQAIPFWGFDNLITGTKATYRPFQLLSGTQPFGQWYSQEDTRFAQGPLATIASLGKGKIAGVYFNFGEQHYKRETYVGRDFLGKLVKELFQPNVEVNGSKLVNVALNQKNGTTYVNLINMAGNHANKSIHANDEIPPLYNLQVSIKTPRRPRQVMLQPENKPLPFAYKNGRAVFIISKLAIHSIAEIKL
- a CDS encoding TlpA disulfide reductase family protein, with protein sequence MKAIILFIASFSYTVLAAQNLVGKCSSIKSGTLYLVNQSNETTDSVAIKNGRFSFTHKLREPSLFKLRSPALKDDLYLVLDNKQLAIEIDSAGKVKYRSNNVLNVDFQKIYKDLLAFQQEIIKRSPAVDSLDNDSLLAVRRRIYDGYIQKITDFVIQKSSELSSALVLFEIIQLSKLLPPDELKKRFELLSGKVKDSQYGQKIGAYLKKELSLRAGNLAPDFEFVDLENKEHILSEYKGKYVLLHFWASWCGPCRGENKKLPALLPSLASLPLTIIHISWDSDKEAWLKAIKADNLEGCKHVLNVKGPKSDVFRNYQISGIPDTVLIGPDGHIVQNDIKWEELEKHVK
- the gcvH gene encoding glycine cleavage system protein GcvH yields the protein MTFPEELKYTKDHEWIRFEDDDTAVVGVTDFAQQELGDIVYVDITTVGQTVEEGEIFGSVEAVKTVSDLFIPVSGEVLEFNDELEAAPELVNEDPYGKGWMVRIKITGSTDSLLSVEEYKELIGE
- a CDS encoding dihydroorotase, producing MLLIRSVKIIDSRSPYNGQTKDILVENGKIAQIGDQLDAPDAKILTGDNWHISSGWVDMRVSSHDPGHEHKEDLTTACEAAAAGGFTEIAVLPNSQPALDSKNTLVYVKQKAADQLVAVHPIGAVTKGCEGKDFTEMIDLTHAGAVAFSDGVHAIQNTHIFLKSLQYLQQVNRVLMNRPEDFDLTVFGQMHEGEVSTLLGMRGIPSIAEELMIMRDLKLLEYVGIKSPTPLLHFSTISTANAVALIRQAKAQGLPVSCDIAAHQIAFEDSLLTDFDTNYKVNPPFRQQKDIDALWEGMADGTIDAVVSDHNPQDEEAKNLEFDLAEFGIIGLETAFGVLNTYNKTLSIEQIVDKFTHHPRTILRLPTHTISEGSLANLTLFNPDLEWVFSNTRSKSRNSPFFGQTLKGRALYVINRNKVEKCG